Proteins from a single region of Mustela erminea isolate mMusErm1 chromosome X, mMusErm1.Pri, whole genome shotgun sequence:
- the LOC116582279 gene encoding doublesex- and mab-3-related transcription factor C1-like, with protein SESALKRDQGANLKRHLAQGQTRSEASPPKAHSHVKKLTIQAGALSTHPRSSVDLSYPKLFVSVLDSSSLEDATNNFSFQEYQQDSCTTKDAPESSDQDSDSVSEWQRKLEAAEALLILRDSPQASSGSSSVLHPCVATDPAEDRGPQPPNPSLRPRPARSISLPIGHLGCISLLN; from the exons TCTGAGAGTGCCTTGAAGAGGGATCAGGGAGCAAACCTAAAGAGGCACCTGGCTCAAGGGCAGACAAGGAGTGAGGCCTCCCCTCCCAAAGCTCACAGCCATGTCAAGAAGTTGACCATTCAAGCCGGAGCCCTCA GCACGCACCCAAGGAGCTCTGTTGACTTGTCCTACCCCAAACTCTTTGTCTCGGTTCTGGACTCCAGCAGCCTTGAAGACGCGACTAACAATTTCTCTTTCCAGGAGTACCAACAGGACTCCTGCACTACCAAGGAT GCTCCTGAATCTTCTGACCAGGACTCGGATTCCGTCTCAGAGTGGCAGCGGAAACTGGAAGCGGCCGAGGCTCTGCTGATTCTGAGAGACTCTCCCCAGGCATCTTCTGGCTCCAGCTCCGTGCTCCATCCCTGTGTGGCGACAG ATCCTGCTGAAGATAGAGGACCCCAGCCTCCTAACCCCTCTCTGCGACCCAGGCCAGCTAGGTCCATTTCTCTGCCTATTGGGCATCTGGGGTGCATCTCCCTCTTGAACTAG